The sequence GCTTCCGTGGTGGTAATGGATGGGATGTGATTTTCAGGTTGTTGAAGAATTATTCTGCAATCAAGGAAGATACATTCGGTTTTACTCCGGACCCCACGGAATGCACGACCTTCATTGTTATAGGTAGGTAGGTTTTCattatcataaaaaaaatcacagaattgattatttttcatCGTCGTACTTGAGTACAAGATTCACGTGAAGTGGTTAAGGTCCCCAATATTACAACGTTTCCCATTTGAAAATTACGCGATTCCTTAGGGTGTATATTTATCACTTGGAGATTATATTAACTCGGAAAGATCTGAATTTGCACCAACACATGGgttaattttgaatcaaattgaTCAGCATATGAATGAGACTAGTTAATAGTAAAATGTTGTCGAAGACATGTATTACTTATGTGTTAAAAATTTCTCAGTAATAACTGGAAATGCAACTGATCTATAAATAGATTGCAATTAAATTAGGATCGAAGTTGACTGATGTTGGGAACTGAAGTTGTTTTCTGTTTTAGTGATGGTAGTCCAACTGTATATTGTATTTCGAGGGATGAAACAAAAGAggataatttgaaaaagttccaaACTTCAGCCATACATCGAGTGCAAATTAAAAACTATAATTTAGTATTCCTTCTATCAACCATCAAGCATCTGTCAAATTAGTGCTGATATGCAGTGTCACATATTCAAAACCAGACAAACGAATCGCCCTCGGACGCTGTTATCATCACGACATGCCGTCTTCTGAACCTCCAAAACATGGACGGACATCATTCGCCGGCAACTCAGATGCGTCTGCGTTTAGCAGCCTGCACAGTGGTGTTTATCTcgtcttcgtcgtcgtcgttgtcgttctACTACTCATCGTCGCCGAATGGAGCATTCGTTCACATCCACACTAGGCCAATGGAGACCACGCGGGGACATCCCGGCGCCAGTGAAACCGACCAAAAAGCACGCTCACTAAATATGGATGATTTATGGTGCGGAACGCGTGAGCTTAGTGGACAGAGAACATGCATTTTTCCGGTACAGTAGTAACCATCCGGCTTTGGGAGCTTACACCATCGTTGTTTAGCCGACGGCTATCGCTATCATCCTTTCGCCTCTATGGATGCAGACAGCCGACGACGGGTTGAAGCTTTTTTTTGTGTCCACGTGTGATGCGTTGATCCCGCTCGGAAATTTAAGAGGGTTTCCCCGGAAAACGGAACCGCTTAAAGCGGACGCACTTCAAGTTAATGGGGAGGCTCGTTACTCATGCGTAAAATCAAACACAACGCCGCTGTATTAATGGACAAAGATGAATCCACTCGACAAGAAAAAATCGTGGCAGGATGCTAACAATTTGTGTGTTATAAATTTGAAACATCAGGGTCGGgattgaatggatttttttttttatatctcatGCTTGGTGTGGCAATTAGTCGGCGAAATGCATATGAGGGATGCACTTTTGCACTTGCAATACGCTTGGAGTGCTTCATACCCGTCTAATGAACACATAAAATAAAGTGATGCACTTCTGCTGTTTGCATACACAGTGTAGGTAGATACTACGTTATGGAAGCAATGATAAACGAGCAACAAAGAATGaaattgcacttcaaaaggttTTATagattaaaacatattttttactgTCCACATCGACGTTTTTTGAAAGAATGACGTTCATACCGAATCTGTCTAGTAGAAATATCGAAATATagaacaaaatttgtttttgtaataGATAGCATCCATAAAGAATGACATGATCTCGAATCAAGAAAATCAACTTGACTTACCTTTAAATGTACCTCATCGCATGAAATAAATGAGGCGTAAAACGCATCTAACGAAACGTTCATAATCACTTAACTTGATTCTGCTGGAAGCTGTAAAACCATATTCCTCTACTCCCTCCAACCAACGTGTCTGGTACTTCAAGTACGGTTAAATATTAACTACTCATGGACGAACAAGCAAACCATTTTCCTGTCTCAATATCCCAATATGGTCGTAAATCAAATGGTTCAGTGCGAGAGCCCTACCGAGCCCTCGAAGCACAGCGTGCTTGGTCGTAAATTGTTGCACAAATAATTACCGCGCTCAATAGGATGACCCGGGCGCTGCCTTGTGCTGCCATGCTACTGCTCCTCCTCCTCCATCGTAGCACCACGCGTTGGCGTTGTTGATGGGAACCGTTGCGGTCGATGTGTTTGAAAACATTATTGGATGGATGTGTACCTACTTCACTGGAAATGAAATTTGTAAAATCCATCAGAAATGCTAAGGGATTCTTAATTAAAAGTGTAAATACTATCATTGAATTATTGGACTGGATGAATCGATGGATGAAAACTATCTTTTGAAGCTTATTAGTTCGATGATATGTTGGATGCAATGACCTGCTCACTGGATTGAATGGTTTATTGGTAACGAAATAATAGCTCAGTGGAAAGTCATAAAGCGAATCATGTGACTGGATTCGAATCTTAGCCCGATCTAAGAAGTGAAGTGAAGAATTCTCTAGACTTGCAAACTTCCTAATTAATAGCTTCAAATTTTGCTACGTCCAATGGAATGTGGTGCAATCATTCGTCATACCGTGGTTCTATCCAATCTGTAGCAAGTACGCTTTTGTAATTTGTATATATTCGTTGAAATATTGATTTAAGTAATTATCATGTGTAGTTTAGTTCTTTATATAACTGGTTTGAtcgtttttcacaataaatctTAGAATAAATCACCGCTAAAACATCTCGCACAAAATGAACATATGAGTTACCCACGCTAAAAATATATACTTCGAGTTCCCAACACGTTCAGCTACAAGCGCCAAAGCACATGGCGATATATTCTTATCGCGTCATGATGCTACTCCTTGGGCATATCAATTAGCGGCCAACGACCTGCGGGTCAAACAAAATGGAATACGTTGACCTTTCCTTACATCGGCATTCTACCTTTCTCGGAGAGGAGGCTTGCTTTCTGGCTAGAATCGGCTTTCGGAATGAGATGCCACTATTTCAAAGGGTTGGGTACAATCGAATTTGAGATTCGGTTCGCAAATTGGACTTCGTCTGAATTCGCGAATTTCGAGGACAATACCATAATGCGCGGTATCTGAGGACATTCCaagattcaaatcgttcacttTGTGACGATACGTGGAAGAGGCTGGAGTGGTCTTATTTAGTGAACCGCGCCGTGGTGTGTTGAAAAAGGTGTTTAGTGACATGATTCTTTAAAAGTAGTTAGCTAAATTTCATTTCCCTTTCTCTGTAGTGAAGCGCAATAGCATAAAGCGCAATTAAATTCTGGTAGGCGACTAGTGCGAGTAGAAACGAAGATTAGAAGGTAAAGAGAACAccgaagatttgttgaattaTAATATATAATTGAAACATTGTGCGTGGTGTTTCATTTAACAATCCAGATTCGTAGCAGCATCGGTTTATTGCCGACACATCACACCTTTCGTTACGACCGCTCTTAGACCCCACCTATCGGCTGCAAAGTTTTCCCGGGGTGCACGTGGCCGGAAGAAGGCGGCGTCCGTAAGTTCCCGCGCCTTAGGCAGGCAAACCAACCGTAGTTCGATCGTCGCGGTCCACGTCGACGAGAAGAAAGCTTTGGTCCGTGTAGAATCCATCGACGTCATCGTACGCATCATCACCGGTCGCTTAACATCTGCCGACGTCATCGCGCGCACGGCCGGTGCGGCCCTACATCAGCGTCCCGACGGCGAGACTTACTAGCGGCATTATTCGCGATCTAAGGCTCATGCTGGCATACAGATGGCGCGTGTGTACGAAGGATGATGATGTCCTGTCGATTTGTCAAAACAAACCAGAATAGTTGTGcatataatttaaattttgaaaaacgacGCTTTTTACAGCGTTTACATTGAAGATATTAAGTGCATTAAGTAAGAAAAAGTGTTTACTACATATTTGAACTTTGATAGTGGGGATTTTTAATGTCAAGTGTTTGAAAATCAAGTTCCGGTtcctgatttttgttttcaagaaTGAAGTGCATTGTTCCATCTTGCCGCAGCACTGAAGCTGCTTCCGGTTTACCTTTTTTATCGGTACCATCAAACGGTCACCAAGTTTATCGTAAGTGGATACAGTATATGCGATTATCAGGCGACCGGAACGAAAAAATATGTCACCAGCACTTCAAAGAAAATGATTTTATAATACGTAAGTAGCATTCTagtttaattatattttattattattattttttaatgttcCAGGACAACGAATAACGCTTAAACCTAAAACTGTTCCTTCAAGAAAAATTCCTGTACGAGAATCTAAAATAAACCCGAAAGGAATATGTTGTGTAGCAGGATGCAATACGAAGAGGAGAAGAACATTACAACCATTTCCTACTCAGCGGTCTACTCTCCGGCGTTGGAAGATTACACTAGCTATAACGGATGGCCTTCCGGTTTCTAATCTTCGGATTTGTCTCAGACATTTCAATGATGAAGACTGTTGTAAAGGTATTGAATTCAAACTAAACTAATAACAATTGACTAACATTAACTGTTTAATTTCAGTAACTTCGAAATATCTTAAGCCAAACGCCGTTCCGTCGAGAAAAATCACCAAATTACCAAAGTTTCCAGAACGGCCTCGGTTGTCAACGAATCCCCCGTCTCATCTCTGGGACCATAATTATTGTTTGTTTCACAAACCTAGAGCTAGGAGCAATCGTATTTGTTATGTATATGGATGTTTTTCGAAAGCTCAGAACGGTGTTTTGTTGCACCAGTTTCCGCACAAGAAAGATAAACGGTTCCAAATGtggttaaaaaatttgaattgcCGTAAAATGCCAACAAAAAACTCACGAGTGTGCAGTATCCATTTTCAACAAACTGATTACACTCCAGGTAATAttggtttcttcttcttcactgCACCACGTTGAATAGTCTTTAATATATTCCAAACAGTGGAAGTTATCTTAACACATCCAGCTCGACAAATTGATTAACATAACCTAGCTCATTTTTGTTTAAAACTATCATTGCAGGTGGACGATACTTGAAGAAAAACGCTGTACCGTTACTTGTCACATCGGAACGAGCATGGACGAATTCATCAATCAACTCTTCATTAAATTCTGCGTACAATTCAGAAAATGATTTGAATTATGATGTCCAACCGTCTTATGAAACTGAAGAAGTCAAATTGACTGAACAACAGGTGGGATACGAAGCACCAGTTAACAGCAACGAAACAAATGAAAGTTGCTTGAGTTCAACATTATTGTCACCTATGGTTGAAGAGCGACGTCCAGATTTAACGGCAGAAGCGAATACAGAACGGATCTCCAGCGAATCATCATGTCATTGTATCGATTCAGGAGAAGGCTGTTCCAGTAAAATTTCTTCATCACATCTTTACATGCTACATCATTAGAAGGCAATGTGGATCATATTACGGAAACACCAATTGAACGATCTGGACTGCAAGGAGAAATGGGCAATTCCATATACAGTGAAGCAGAAAAAGTATTCAAAGAGACTGCAAAATAATTCTATCGGATTTACTAATCACGGATAAAGAGGTTGGTATTTGGACAGGAATCCCCACAATGGAACAATTAATCGAACTGTGTCTAGCAGTAAAATCTTTAGAAAGTAATATTTTCCCAAGATGTTTTAAAATGCACTCATCTGATCGAGTAATATTGACACTGGCTAAGCTAAAACAAAACATTTCATATGAGGCGCTAGGGATTCTGTTTCGTACGTCTGGTGTAACAGTATCGGCTTATTTTTCGCATACAATCCAAATTTTGTCAAGGATTTTAAAGCAGTTCATTTACTGGCCATCTAAAGAAGAGCTTCAGAATAATGTTCCTTTATGCTTCCGAGAACATTTCCCCAATGTAACCGTAGTTCTTGACGCTACTGAGATACCTGTGGCTACACTCAAATGTTTGAACTGTAGGATATCTTGCTACTCAAACTACAAATCACGACGAACCGTAAAATTCTTGATCGGTGTATCACCCGCAGGTCTAATTACATTTGTTAGTAAGGCATATTCAGGAAAATCTTCGgacaaatttattttcaatgagGAGAGATTGATAGATCGTTTGGAATCACATATCGATGAAGTGATGGTAGATAAGGGCGtttcaattgaaaatgaatGTTCCACTAAGTGTATAAAATTACATATACCACCATTCATGAAAGGAAACAAACTAACACCAAACGAAGCCAGTAGAAATGAGGCGATTGCTCGTGCCAGGGTACACGTTGAACGTGTCATTCAAAGAGTGAAGATCTTTGGGATACTAACAACCACTATTAACACTGCTATGCTTGGTCATATAGACGACATAATGTGCGTAGTCTGCGGAATCGTTAATCTAACTGCACCAGTATTGAACGATGACAAATTTTAGATGTAGCACCTAAACACTTAGCACAAACTGTTGAAagatttttacattttcattTATAACCAGAGAAAAGTTTTGATGTTGTAATAAACGTCTTGCTAATACAATACGTAATGTTTCATTTGAACCGTCGGTTGTTTCGTACCATCAAAAGTTGATTCTACATTAAAATGTGACAAACAACaaaatacacaaaatatgaATAATAGATCCAAACCTTCTTGTTGCCTTGGCAACGTACAGTGAAGTGAATGCAGCATGCTCGCACccaaaaataaaacgaaaaaggGATAGGAATAAAAAGGCTACTTtgatatgttttgaaaatttgtgtgCCATGTGGGGGAGCGAGGCGGTGAATGCTTTGATGACACGTGCAGTTTgtattgcgaaaaaaaatctactcatccATGAATGCCATGGAATTTTATAATCATAGTTTTCAGTTTATTTTGAGACAATATCAGTAAGATTAGTACCATCTTAGCATCTTCTTATTGTTGAAGTTCAGTAGTATTTCTCCATATGGCTGATGGACCATTGTACCATAATACTGTGGACTCAATATTGAAACCGACACAAATGAAATACTTTCCACTTTCAGCCTCCgccattcaaatttattgagTTTACTTTCTTGCTGGTTTTCGCGCATATATGTTAGCACTTCTTAGATGCTGGCAGCGGTGATTAGGAGACTCGCCAATTATTCATTTTATCCTACATAATCGAACACAGTAAGTATTTAATAAAATTGCAGATATCATTAAGTCTCCATCCTCATTTAATGCAAAGTATAACGAAATCAGGGAGGTATTGATATAGAACAAAATTATGTGTCAGTTGATACTGACATTGAGTTTTAATTTAACAACTTAATTTCTATTTATGTCGTTCTGAAAATTACTCCCTAGACATATTATTTCCTTGTTTTACATTATAACAAGACCATTCATTAAAACATTGTAAAAACATATTGTTCAAAAGCTTCATTGATTCGTCAAGTACAAATTTTTCCTAGCATTCTTTCCAAATACAGTTTCTTTAGTCCGTTGACTACTCTAGTTATGAACTCCTCATTTAATTGAACTTCTATTAGCAAAAACTTATCATCTTTCATTGAATACACTACAAAATCACCGCGTTTACAATTTAATATGAACATATTGAGTTGGATCTGACAATAATACGCATGGTGATCATTTAGTAACAGTTCTTCTGAAACAGGGCATTTTTTATATACAGTTTTATAGCATTTGAATTCATGATATCTGTCAGTGATGCGTCTTTGTTCATGGGGCATTTAATTTCTAGAACGATATTGGATATCGGATCAACTCCATCCGGTGACCCTGCCATCCAACACTCCGTCGGATGTATTACCAGCCCACATTTCTTTATGTTTGGATTATACTTTCTGTAGCAATTGAAAGCGAAAGGTTCCGCTTCCTTTCCGTATTTTGTAGCCGCAACTTTTAATGTTTTGCTATCCCAATATTGAGATATCTTTCTATCCCAATCTGGACGTTTATTATTTAAATACGTAAAAAGTTTGTAAGCTGAACTTGCTGTTATACGCTTAGAGCGAAAGATTCGCCAGCTGTTCGTATTCTGGTCCTGCGTCTCAATAGCGATTTCAACACACTTCTCTATATTAACTTTAATTGCCTTCTCAAAGTATTCACGATATTCTTTGATTTCAATAGGCATCGTTTGAACTACTATAGAAGAAGGTTTTTCTAGGCACGTTATTAACTCTTTGGCATCGATGTAGGGGGTCGAGTTGTCAGTTCCACGAGAACTTTGTATCGCTCGATTCGGAAATGTTTTTGGTTCATTCATATGTCTTCCTTGGATGTGTTTGTATATGGAAGAGTTTTTTGACACTGAAAatgtaaaatattttataattagTCTATAGAAAGATTATATTTGTTGTTACCATTCAGGATCCTGTTGAAACTGGTTGTTAATAACTCCAATTCGGCATTGCTCTCCGGTGTTTCAAGAAGTTTAGGCTTATTTACACAACACAGATCTGTGACTCGCTTTGCTCCCCATGTAGCTTTTCTCCCAGCTTTTGAAATGCCCCATGCCTGAGTCACGTCTGTGCACGAAATGTATTCCAGTAGacgatttctataaaaaataatatgtgAGCGAAACTGACTTGCATGATTCAGGttggatttaattttaaatcatttaataattaatacatatttttttaattgctaAATGAAACTAAAATAGCTAAATATTAAGTTATTCCTTATTCTTATGTGCCCAACTATGGTACTTACTTTTCAATGAACAAAAGACAAGCGATTATATGCTTGCACTTGGCTGTGCCAGCTTTGCAAGAGCATTTCAATATCCATCTTGAAATATCCGGCCCAACTAGCAACAGAACTTCGTGCGGGGAACATCCTGGATGGGAGGTTTGAGTTACGTAACCAACCACTTCCGTTAGCATATCACTGCGTTGGACATTACGGTAACCTATGCAGACGATATGATTGGCCGCAAAAACTGCATATCCTTCCTTAATCGGTCTCACTGATTCTCCAACATAATCAAGGATATCCACgatgttcatttgaatttcaatatCCGGATGTTCATTCTCCATATCTGAAAAAGATTACATAACCTCATTGAAAGTTTTGTTTTCCGGATCTCAATTttatccaacaaaataattaaaattcgcTAATATTTAAATACGACACGAAAGTATTAGGATAATCTTACCTGCACAATATAGAAGTTCTTTATTTTTCGGCTTAACTAAAACAAAACTAATTGAATGAAAACTGCAATAAGGACCACTCAAGTTTGAAACCAAATTTTATCATCCTTCGAAAGTTTTCAGTGTTCGAATGTAGAGGCGCTGTAGTCAAAACGAGTTTGTCGTTTGACAGCCAATCGTCTTGCGCGCCAACGGACCACCGAAGCGTATGCACCACGCTTAGCGGAAGTCTACGAATCAGCGAGGGAGGAGAATCCATATGCTGACATCACATCACGGCCGTGATCGTTTTCCGTCGCCGCCCTCCCGTCCATGCTCATCGTAAATCCTAGGTCGTGAGTACTATATTTGCATGCTTTTTGTTGTGTCGTTGTCCATGGCCATGTGACCGTAAAAGGCACACCAAAATCGAAAACATCCCATTGTCAATGAGCGGGATGAAATACAATAGTCTGTAGCCCGGCTATTTGCACGCGCGCTTGGTAGGAGATCAGCTACTGCTGTTGCCGAGATCGCCGTCGAcggagagaaagagagagaagcAGACGGCATAATCACGCACATGTAGAAAGTAGACCCACGCAATGTGGAAAGGTAGAGGAGAGAGAAAGGGAAGATAGACTAGGCCTAGCGAAAGAGAGAATAAATGAAATTATGGTACGAAACTGAGCTTTGTGGTAGAGCTTTATGGTAGAGCGAACGGTACAAATGTGTTTCTCATgagaataaatttgaatttcaacactgAAGAAAGTTAGAGGTTTACTACTGCATGAATATTTATCTAATGTCCTTTTGAGTCTCATGTTACTTCGAGTTCGGTAAGTTTATTAGTTTAAGGAAACTATCAGCCCAGTAAACAACTCCTATTTTGATGCGTATTGTGATGATGTGGAAATATTGAAATTGGCCCGGTGATGATAAATCCGCTCTAGAGTTAATTTCTTCACTCGATCTCAAAGTTGGTCATACTGAATTCGAATTGAAGTGGGGGTATCTTACTCGTTCTCGTGAAGTACGGTGGCCGTTCTACAGCCGGAAAGTCAGCTTCCTTCCCGCAATCAGGGTAACCTTGATCCTCCCCTCCGGAAGGTCTCAAAGCCGGGCAAGCTTGTAAATCAGGTGGATGGTCTCCtttggagtggcgcttaagccatctCACTCTTCCAGGAA comes from Armigeres subalbatus isolate Guangzhou_Male chromosome 2, GZ_Asu_2, whole genome shotgun sequence and encodes:
- the LOC134214794 gene encoding uncharacterized protein LOC134214794, which translates into the protein MNIVDILDYVGESVRPIKEGYAVFAANHIVCIGYRNVQRSDMLTEVVGYVTQTSHPGCSPHEVLLLVGPDISRWILKCSCKAGTAKCKHIIACLLFIEKNRLLEYISCTDVTQAWGISKAGRKATWGAKRVTDLCCVNKPKLLETPESNAELELLTTSFNRILNVSKNSSIYKHIQGRHMNEPKTFPNRAIQSSRGTDNSTPYIDAKELITCLEKPSSIVVQTMPIEIKEYREYFEKAIKVNIEKCVEIAIETQDQNTNSWRIFRSKRITASSAYKLFTYLNNKRPDWDRKISQYWDSKTLKVAATKYGKEAEPFAFNCYRKYNPNIKKCGLVIHPTECWMAGSPDGVDPISNIVLEIKCPMNKDASLTDIMNSNAIKLYIKNALFQKNCY